From a single Fusobacterium ulcerans ATCC 49185 genomic region:
- the ligA gene encoding NAD-dependent DNA ligase LigA gives MKEMKLNFFEENDMKKDKEKIEKLRADLLKYNQYYYTNNESLISDVEYDMLMNELKELEEKYPEYKSETSPTVIVGASNLRENKFQKVTHKKPMLSLSNTYNEEEIGDFIDRIKKLLPERDDVKYALELKLDGLSISIQYEKGKLVRGVTRGDGAIGEDVTENIMEIETIPHTLKEPLDMEIRGEIVLPISRFESLNERRMEAGEEVFANPRNAASGTLRQIDASIIKERGLDCYFYFIVDAKNYGIQTHSESIKYLESLGIKTTGVCEVLDTASALKKRIDYWEQEKEKLDYETDGMVIKVDNLDLWDELGNTTKSPRWAIAYKFPAKQVTTTLLGITWQVGRTGKVTPVAELEEVVLSGSKVKRASLHNFHEIERKDIRIGDKVFIEKAAEIIPQVVKSIKEFRDGSEKMIDEPDKCPVCGSPVAREEGQVDIKCTNPICPGKVKGRIEYFVSRDAMNIGGFGSKMVEKMLELGFIKNVGDIYDLKSHKEDLENIEKMGKRSVENLLDSIEASKKRDYSKVIYALGIPFIGKYSGKLLAEASRNIDNLMKMEIEELIEIDGIGDKGAKAVYDFLRDEENIELINILKGHGLQFAMEEKEEEDQSEKIFSGKTFLFTGTLKNFKREEIKEEIEKLGGKNLSAVSKNLDYLIIGEKAGSKLKKAQELGTVKILTEDEFVEICKNNNKN, from the coding sequence CCCCAACAGTTATAGTAGGAGCTTCAAATCTTAGAGAGAATAAGTTTCAGAAAGTAACTCACAAAAAACCTATGCTAAGCCTTTCTAATACTTACAATGAAGAGGAGATAGGAGATTTTATAGATAGAATTAAAAAACTTCTTCCTGAAAGAGATGATGTAAAATATGCTCTTGAATTGAAATTAGATGGACTTTCTATAAGCATCCAATATGAAAAAGGAAAGCTGGTAAGAGGTGTAACTAGAGGAGATGGAGCTATTGGGGAAGATGTTACAGAAAATATAATGGAGATAGAAACAATTCCTCATACATTAAAAGAGCCTTTAGATATGGAGATAAGAGGGGAGATAGTCCTTCCTATAAGCAGATTTGAAAGTCTGAATGAAAGAAGAATGGAAGCTGGAGAAGAGGTATTTGCCAATCCAAGAAATGCAGCAAGCGGAACACTTAGACAGATAGATGCAAGCATAATAAAAGAAAGAGGTTTAGACTGTTATTTTTATTTTATAGTAGATGCTAAGAATTATGGAATACAGACTCATAGTGAGAGTATAAAATATCTGGAGTCTTTAGGAATAAAGACTACAGGAGTATGCGAGGTGCTGGACACAGCTTCTGCTCTGAAAAAAAGAATAGATTACTGGGAGCAGGAAAAAGAGAAGCTGGACTATGAAACAGATGGAATGGTAATAAAAGTGGATAATCTTGATCTTTGGGATGAACTTGGAAATACTACTAAAAGTCCTAGATGGGCTATAGCATATAAGTTTCCTGCTAAACAGGTAACAACTACTCTGTTGGGAATTACATGGCAGGTAGGAAGAACAGGAAAAGTTACTCCAGTCGCAGAGCTTGAAGAGGTAGTATTATCTGGAAGCAAGGTAAAAAGAGCCAGTCTTCATAATTTCCATGAAATAGAAAGAAAAGATATAAGAATAGGAGATAAGGTATTTATAGAAAAAGCTGCTGAAATAATACCACAGGTAGTAAAATCTATAAAAGAATTTAGAGATGGCAGTGAAAAAATGATAGATGAACCTGACAAATGCCCTGTATGTGGAAGTCCAGTTGCCAGAGAAGAGGGACAGGTAGATATAAAATGTACCAACCCAATATGTCCAGGAAAAGTAAAGGGAAGAATTGAGTATTTTGTGTCAAGAGATGCCATGAACATAGGCGGTTTTGGAAGCAAAATGGTGGAAAAAATGCTGGAACTTGGATTTATAAAAAATGTTGGAGATATATATGATTTGAAATCTCATAAAGAAGATCTTGAAAATATAGAAAAAATGGGAAAAAGAAGTGTAGAAAATCTTTTAGATTCCATAGAGGCAAGTAAAAAGAGAGATTATTCAAAAGTTATTTATGCACTTGGAATACCTTTTATTGGGAAATATTCTGGAAAACTTTTAGCAGAAGCAAGCAGGAACATAGACAATCTTATGAAAATGGAAATAGAAGAATTGATAGAGATAGATGGAATTGGTGATAAGGGAGCAAAGGCTGTGTATGATTTTCTTAGAGATGAGGAAAATATTGAACTTATAAATATTTTAAAAGGTCATGGACTACAGTTTGCTATGGAGGAAAAAGAAGAGGAAGATCAATCAGAAAAGATTTTCTCTGGAAAAACTTTCCTTTTCACAGGAACTCTTAAAAATTTTAAAAGAGAAGAAATAAAAGAAGAAATTGAAAAACTTGGTGGAAAGAATTTGTCAGCAGTAAGTAAAAACCTTGATTATCTTATCATTGGGGAGAAAGCTGGAAGTAAATTAAAGAAAGCTCAGGAGTTAGGAACTGTAAAGATTCTTACAGAGGACGAATTTGTAGAGATATGTAAGAATAACAATAAAAATTAA
- a CDS encoding PHP domain-containing protein → MGNRRLSLLKDIEVRVMEVDMHIHTIASDGTFTPEEVVKRAKSFGMKTIAITDHDTVDGLAEGKKIADEVGIEFIQGIEISCNIDNLEVHILGYFLNLEDEEFLTELEELKKARENRNKKVVEKLEKCGIVVDMEKVKNMAPGNIISRVHIANYLVEIGAAFSKNDAFEKYLGKTGAAYVPKENFPPERAVKMLHANGAFVSMAHPKLITQNDGILENMISELKKLGLGGLEAVYGTFTPAEKRKYKKMAKRHSLLVTGGSDFHGANREGIDIGDTGLEYSQFRLIKERSSR, encoded by the coding sequence GTGGGAAATAGACGCCTTTCTTTGCTGAAAGATATAGAGGTGAGAGTTATGGAAGTGGATATGCACATACATACTATAGCTTCAGATGGAACTTTCACACCAGAAGAAGTAGTAAAAAGAGCAAAATCATTTGGTATGAAAACAATAGCTATAACAGATCATGATACAGTGGATGGATTGGCAGAGGGTAAAAAAATTGCTGATGAAGTAGGGATAGAATTTATTCAGGGAATAGAGATATCATGTAACATTGATAATTTAGAAGTACATATATTAGGATATTTTCTTAATCTTGAAGATGAAGAATTTCTTACTGAACTAGAAGAATTAAAAAAAGCAAGAGAAAATAGAAATAAAAAAGTAGTGGAAAAATTAGAAAAATGTGGTATAGTGGTTGATATGGAAAAAGTTAAAAATATGGCACCTGGAAATATTATCAGCAGGGTTCATATAGCAAATTATCTTGTGGAGATAGGAGCTGCTTTTTCTAAAAATGATGCTTTTGAGAAATATCTTGGAAAAACAGGTGCTGCATATGTACCAAAAGAAAATTTTCCACCAGAAAGAGCAGTAAAAATGCTTCATGCAAATGGAGCTTTTGTATCTATGGCTCATCCTAAATTAATTACACAAAATGATGGGATTTTGGAAAATATGATATCAGAACTTAAAAAACTGGGACTTGGAGGATTAGAAGCAGTTTATGGTACTTTCACTCCAGCAGAAAAAAGAAAATATAAAAAAATGGCAAAAAGACATTCTCTTTTAGTAACTGGAGGTTCAGATTTTCACGGAGCTAATAGAGAAGGAATAGATATAGGTGATACAGGTTTGGAATACTCGCAATTCAGATTAATAAAAGAGAGAAGCAGCAGATAA
- the secA gene encoding preprotein translocase subunit SecA produces MIGDLLKKIFGTKNDREVKRIRKIVDVINQLEPDFEKLTDEQLRAKTAYFKERLAKGETLDDILPEAFATVRETSKRVLGLRHYDVQLIGGIVLHEGKITEMKTGEGKTLVATCPVYLNALTGKGVHIITVNDYLAARDRDMMGRVYDFLGLNSGVILNGISTEQRKQAYNSDITYGTNSEFGFDYLRDNMVGSIEERVQRELNYCIVDEVDSILIDEARTPLIISGAATESIKWYKVFYQIVSMLSRSYETEGIKDVKAKKEMDIPPEKWGDYEVDEKAKNIVLTEKGVTKVEKLLKIDNLYSPENVELTHYLNQALKAKELFKRDRDYLVNGEGQVIIIDEFTGRAMEGRRYSDGLHQAIEAKEGVNIAGENQTLASITLQNYFRMYEKLSGMTGTAETEAAEFVHTYGLEVVVIPTNKPVMRKDHPDLVFKTHKEKIDAIINRIEELHKKGQPVLVGTISIKSSEDLSELLKARKIPHNVLNAKFHAQEAEIVAQAGRFGTVTIATNMAGRGTDIMLGGNPEFLAVEEVGSRDAENYAEILEKYRVQCEEEREKVMEQGGLFILGTERHESRRIDNQLRGRSGRQGDPGESEFYLSLEDDLMRLFGSDRVKTVMEKLGLPEGEPITHSMINKAIANAQNKIESRNFGIRKNLLEFDDVMNKQRTAIYASRNEAMVKDDLKDTVLHMLKDTIRLQVTTRFVGEFKDDWDITGLAEFLNEKYGYEIADLAEYKSTSIENYIEKLYNDIVNEYEAKEKRIGSDLMRRLEKYILFEVVDSRWREHLKSLDGLREGIYLRAYGQRDPVVEYKLLSGELYEKMLETIKEQTTSFLFKVIIKSPEEEELKVKEEPLDKVNYNTEDEEEDNNQPRTSEKVGRNDPCPCGSGKKHKNCCGRV; encoded by the coding sequence ATGATAGGAGATTTGTTAAAAAAGATATTTGGTACAAAAAACGATAGAGAAGTAAAGAGGATAAGAAAAATAGTAGATGTTATTAATCAGCTTGAACCTGATTTTGAAAAGCTTACTGATGAGCAGTTAAGAGCAAAAACTGCATATTTTAAAGAAAGATTAGCAAAAGGTGAAACTTTAGATGATATTCTGCCAGAAGCATTTGCAACTGTAAGAGAAACATCTAAGAGAGTTTTAGGACTAAGACATTATGATGTTCAGCTTATTGGAGGAATAGTTCTTCATGAAGGAAAAATAACGGAAATGAAAACTGGGGAAGGAAAAACTCTTGTGGCTACTTGTCCTGTATATTTAAATGCTCTTACTGGAAAAGGTGTACATATCATAACAGTAAATGATTACCTTGCTGCCAGAGATAGAGATATGATGGGAAGAGTTTATGACTTCCTTGGATTAAATTCTGGAGTTATACTAAATGGTATATCAACAGAACAGAGAAAGCAAGCTTACAACAGTGATATTACATATGGTACAAACTCAGAATTTGGATTTGACTACTTGAGAGATAACATGGTAGGAAGTATAGAAGAGAGAGTACAAAGAGAACTTAACTACTGTATAGTGGATGAGGTTGACTCTATCCTTATAGACGAAGCAAGAACACCACTTATTATATCTGGTGCTGCTACTGAATCTATCAAATGGTATAAAGTGTTCTATCAAATAGTTTCAATGTTAAGCAGAAGTTATGAAACAGAAGGAATCAAAGATGTAAAAGCTAAAAAGGAAATGGATATTCCACCTGAAAAATGGGGAGATTATGAAGTTGATGAAAAAGCTAAAAACATTGTTCTTACTGAAAAAGGTGTAACAAAAGTTGAAAAGTTATTGAAAATAGATAACCTTTATTCTCCTGAAAATGTAGAACTTACTCATTACTTAAATCAGGCTTTAAAAGCTAAAGAACTTTTCAAAAGAGATAGAGATTATTTAGTAAATGGTGAAGGACAAGTAATAATAATAGATGAATTTACTGGAAGAGCTATGGAAGGAAGAAGATATTCAGATGGTCTTCACCAAGCTATTGAAGCAAAAGAAGGAGTGAATATAGCTGGAGAAAACCAAACTCTTGCATCAATCACACTTCAAAACTATTTCAGAATGTATGAAAAATTATCAGGAATGACTGGTACTGCTGAAACAGAGGCAGCAGAGTTTGTTCATACATATGGTTTGGAAGTAGTAGTTATCCCTACAAATAAACCAGTAATGAGAAAAGATCATCCAGATTTGGTCTTCAAGACGCATAAAGAGAAAATAGATGCAATAATAAATAGAATAGAAGAATTACATAAAAAAGGACAGCCAGTACTTGTGGGAACTATTTCAATAAAAAGTTCTGAAGACCTTTCTGAACTTCTTAAAGCAAGAAAGATACCTCATAATGTATTAAATGCTAAATTCCATGCTCAAGAAGCAGAAATAGTAGCACAGGCTGGAAGATTCGGAACTGTAACAATAGCTACTAACATGGCAGGTAGAGGTACTGACATTATGCTTGGAGGAAATCCTGAATTCCTTGCTGTAGAAGAAGTAGGAAGCAGAGATGCTGAAAACTATGCTGAAATATTGGAAAAATACAGAGTGCAATGTGAAGAAGAAAGAGAAAAAGTTATGGAACAAGGAGGATTATTCATCCTTGGAACTGAAAGACATGAGTCTAGAAGAATAGATAACCAGTTAAGAGGGAGATCTGGTAGACAGGGAGACCCTGGAGAATCAGAATTCTATTTATCCCTCGAAGATGACTTGATGAGATTATTTGGTTCAGACAGAGTTAAAACTGTAATGGAAAAATTAGGACTTCCTGAAGGAGAGCCTATAACTCACTCAATGATTAATAAAGCAATAGCTAATGCACAAAATAAAATTGAATCAAGAAACTTTGGAATCAGAAAAAATCTTCTTGAGTTTGATGATGTTATGAATAAACAAAGAACTGCTATTTATGCAAGCAGAAATGAAGCTATGGTAAAAGATGATCTTAAAGACACAGTTTTACATATGCTTAAAGATACTATACGTTTACAAGTAACAACAAGATTTGTTGGAGAGTTTAAAGATGACTGGGATATTACAGGACTTGCAGAATTCTTAAATGAAAAATATGGATATGAAATAGCAGATTTAGCTGAATATAAATCAACAAGTATAGAAAATTATATAGAAAAATTGTATAATGATATTGTAAATGAATATGAAGCAAAAGAAAAGAGAATAGGTTCTGATCTAATGAGAAGACTTGAGAAATATATACTGTTTGAAGTAGTTGATTCAAGATGGAGAGAACATTTAAAATCATTAGATGGACTGAGAGAAGGAATCTATCTGAGAGCATACGGTCAAAGAGATCCAGTAGTAGAATACAAACTTCTTTCAGGAGAACTTTATGAAAAAATGTTGGAAACAATAAAGGAACAAACAACTTCATTCCTATTTAAAGTTATAATTAAAAGTCCAGAAGAGGAAGAATTAAAAGTAAAAGAAGAACCACTGGATAAAGTAAATTATAATACAGAGGATGAAGAAGAGGATAATAATCAGCCAAGAACTTCTGAAAAAGTAGGAAGAAATGATCCTTGTCCTTGTGGAAGCGGAAAAAAACATAAAAACTGCTGTGGAAGAGTGTAA
- a CDS encoding SIMPL domain-containing protein gives MYKKTLLILFALLLTSVVYSAPEEDNKLARERLQYGKEYIVTGKINDVSGMGEITVKPDIIITNFELMTEADTLEKASEENAKSMNELKNYLLSIGVKESDIETARYTKGEKVEEKLKDEKSNIYKTTFQVIITMENNKFYPVTDILSQENIIELKNINSDYRNNFYFVIDTFDKNRETSRKLAKEKYDRIESSLKKLGVQDVSIFNYNVEETKEREKKKIYTITHAFKVKMKSSIDMGKLLKKCEALRIKNPGRMTYDISEELRDKATLEAYEKAMNNLYEKAKIIIKNRGYELGDVTIWDRTQSGRDYLTIPAPAVMMNQSRVNAKYFVSQADSDSTDIPFSTAQEMKITARVTASFDIINKVK, from the coding sequence ATGTATAAAAAAACTTTGCTGATACTATTTGCTCTTCTTTTAACTAGTGTTGTTTATTCAGCTCCAGAGGAAGATAATAAATTAGCAAGAGAAAGATTACAGTATGGGAAGGAATATATTGTAACAGGGAAGATAAATGATGTATCTGGAATGGGTGAAATAACAGTGAAGCCAGATATAATAATTACAAATTTTGAACTTATGACAGAAGCTGATACTTTGGAAAAAGCTTCAGAAGAAAATGCAAAATCTATGAATGAGCTTAAAAATTATCTACTTTCAATAGGAGTAAAAGAAAGTGATATTGAAACTGCAAGATATACTAAAGGAGAAAAGGTAGAAGAAAAATTAAAAGATGAAAAATCAAATATATATAAAACAACATTTCAAGTAATTATTACTATGGAAAATAATAAATTTTATCCTGTAACAGATATCTTGAGCCAAGAAAATATTATAGAACTAAAAAATATAAACAGTGATTACAGAAATAATTTTTATTTTGTGATAGACACATTTGATAAAAATAGAGAAACATCTAGAAAACTTGCAAAAGAAAAATATGACAGGATAGAATCATCATTAAAAAAATTAGGAGTTCAAGATGTATCTATATTCAATTACAATGTAGAAGAAACAAAGGAAAGGGAGAAGAAAAAAATTTATACAATAACTCATGCTTTTAAAGTAAAAATGAAATCATCAATAGATATGGGAAAATTATTAAAAAAATGTGAAGCTCTTAGAATAAAGAATCCAGGAAGAATGACTTATGATATTTCAGAAGAGTTAAGAGATAAAGCTACATTAGAGGCTTATGAAAAGGCTATGAATAATTTATATGAGAAGGCAAAAATTATAATAAAGAATAGAGGATATGAACTTGGAGATGTAACTATTTGGGATAGAACTCAAAGTGGAAGAGATTATCTCACTATTCCAGCACCAGCTGTTATGATGAATCAAAGCAGAGTTAATGCTAAATATTTTGTAAGTCAAGCAGATTCAGACTCTACAGATATACCATTTTCAACAGCTCAGGAAATGAAGATAACAGCAAGAGTAACTGCTAGTTTTGATATAATAAATAAAGTTAAATAA
- the rfaD gene encoding ADP-glyceromanno-heptose 6-epimerase, translated as MIIVTGAAGMIGSAFVWKLNEMGINDIIVVDKFRTEEKWLNLRKRDYADWVDRDDLFEWLSNPANAEKITGVLHMGACSATTEKDADYLMSNNYGYSKKLWEFCAARQINYVYASSAATYGAGELGYNDDVTPEELKKLMPLNKYGYSKKIFDDWAFKQKIAPKQWAGTKFFNVYGPQEYHKGRMASMVFHTFNQYKENGGVKLFKSHKEGYKDGEQLRDFVYLKDVVDVLYFLLTEKVESGIYNIGTGEARSFLDLSMATMRAASNNPELAQEKVIEFVPMPEDLRGRYQYFTQATMEKLKRAGYTKKFHSLEDGVKDYVQNYMAKEDPYL; from the coding sequence ATGATTATAGTAACTGGAGCAGCTGGAATGATTGGTAGTGCATTCGTTTGGAAGTTAAATGAAATGGGAATCAACGATATTATAGTAGTTGATAAATTCAGAACAGAGGAGAAATGGCTTAATTTAAGAAAAAGAGATTATGCTGACTGGGTAGATAGAGATGATCTTTTTGAATGGCTTTCAAATCCAGCAAATGCTGAAAAGATAACAGGAGTACTGCATATGGGAGCTTGTTCTGCAACTACAGAAAAAGATGCAGATTATCTTATGTCAAATAATTATGGATACAGTAAAAAATTATGGGAGTTTTGTGCAGCAAGGCAGATAAATTATGTATATGCTTCATCAGCAGCAACATATGGAGCTGGAGAGCTTGGATATAATGATGATGTAACACCTGAAGAATTAAAAAAACTTATGCCTTTAAATAAATATGGATATTCTAAAAAAATATTTGATGACTGGGCATTTAAGCAGAAAATAGCCCCAAAACAATGGGCAGGAACTAAGTTTTTTAATGTGTATGGACCACAAGAATATCACAAAGGAAGAATGGCTTCAATGGTATTTCATACATTTAACCAATACAAAGAAAATGGAGGAGTGAAACTTTTTAAATCACATAAAGAGGGATATAAAGATGGTGAACAGCTGAGAGATTTCGTTTATCTGAAAGATGTGGTTGATGTTTTATATTTTCTACTAACAGAAAAAGTAGAATCTGGAATATATAACATAGGAACAGGAGAAGCTAGAAGTTTCTTAGATTTATCTATGGCTACAATGAGAGCAGCATCCAATAATCCTGAGCTGGCTCAAGAAAAAGTAATTGAATTTGTTCCTATGCCAGAAGATCTTAGAGGAAGATATCAATATTTTACACAGGCAACTATGGAAAAATTAAAAAGAGCAGGATATACAAAAAAATTCCATTCATTAGAAGATGGAGTAAAAGACTATGTACAGAATTATATGGCTAAAGAAGATCCATACTTATAG
- a CDS encoding undecaprenyl-diphosphate phosphatase, which translates to MNPFLIVIILGIVEGMTEFLPVSSTGHMILVEKFINSSFFSKSFMDSFLIIVQLGAILAVVIYFWKDINPFVREKEVFVQRFRLWAKVVVGVFPAAVIGLLLDDYISEYFMGNVVVVAMTLIFYGIILIVVEKCYTGTAHIDSFQKLGYKTAFTVGLFQCLAMIPGTSRSGATIIGSLLLGLSRGVATEFSFFLAIPTMFGATLLKLMKNGLKFSPIEWQLLGVGSVVSFVVAYLVIRWFMQYIKKRDFVSFGIYRIVLGILVLFFVLM; encoded by the coding sequence ATGAACCCATTTTTAATTGTCATAATTCTAGGAATAGTAGAAGGGATGACAGAGTTTCTTCCTGTAAGCAGTACAGGGCATATGATTTTAGTAGAAAAATTTATCAATAGCAGTTTTTTCTCTAAAAGTTTTATGGATAGTTTTTTAATAATAGTTCAGCTTGGGGCAATACTTGCAGTAGTAATATATTTCTGGAAGGACATAAATCCTTTTGTAAGAGAGAAAGAAGTATTTGTGCAAAGATTCAGACTTTGGGCAAAGGTAGTGGTTGGAGTATTTCCAGCTGCTGTAATTGGACTTCTTTTAGATGACTATATTTCTGAATATTTTATGGGAAATGTAGTGGTAGTAGCTATGACACTAATATTCTATGGAATTATCCTTATCGTTGTAGAAAAATGTTATACAGGAACAGCTCATATAGATTCATTTCAAAAATTAGGTTATAAAACAGCGTTTACTGTTGGATTATTCCAATGTCTTGCTATGATTCCAGGAACTTCAAGATCAGGAGCAACTATTATAGGAAGTTTGCTTTTGGGACTTTCAAGAGGGGTAGCAACAGAGTTTTCTTTCTTTTTAGCAATACCAACTATGTTTGGAGCTACATTGTTAAAGCTTATGAAGAATGGACTTAAATTTTCTCCTATTGAATGGCAGCTGTTAGGAGTAGGTTCTGTAGTTTCTTTTGTTGTGGCATACCTTGTTATCAGATGGTTTATGCAGTACATAAAAAAGAGAGATTTTGTTTCTTTTGGAATATACAGAATAGTATTAGGAATATTAGTATTATTCTTTGTTCTTATGTGA
- a CDS encoding BglG family transcription antiterminator, whose amino-acid sequence MSLNRKDIKLLEKINNNIFPISSLAEKYNVSERNIRYSVENINFYLKKMKLPEIMIKKGNLEFSIADIELEKFVEVLDMSMYVFSQEEREEYILINYLFRDNVKISEMEADLKVSRTTIKKDIKDLENYLAEFELYFYRDENKMDIAGKEKKLRHLKLLKMLNHIEIKNREIVFIRKKYISEKEEQKIIAEYVKGYDIRKIADVIDEIEDKLEAHFTDEFKNVIGIYLIATFERIKNGHIITQKNNSDFLRKLEEYKKIKEVLEKVIDKNHEYEMLHLTEYFLSGYYNDTFSENILILERFISRVLENMDIEIGTHLLKERELIDKLMKYLLPAIYRIKNNFYLNKTLDFSEINIEIFTKVKEIIKKNDHYLKEPLRDEEIFYVSKYIEEYLEEKKNKKISLKELLKLIQQNARDIDNDLLAESIKEKFGMFIDDDREESTDYGLIRLLGRNRIYISDERITFGEALEIGLNILLKERCIKEKSIYNLKDMVEKFGRYLFIDKRILFCYDKEKENCLKPGITLIISKHGIKVDDEEDADVLFLLAARNKIEHLKVISELIKLIEKKKFFNEIIELDKPEDIKNKIKILLKE is encoded by the coding sequence ATGAGTTTAAATAGAAAAGATATAAAACTTTTAGAAAAAATAAATAATAATATTTTTCCTATAAGTTCTCTGGCAGAAAAATATAATGTCAGTGAACGAAATATAAGATACAGTGTAGAAAATATAAATTTTTATCTTAAAAAAATGAAACTTCCAGAAATAATGATAAAAAAGGGAAATCTTGAATTTTCTATAGCTGATATTGAACTTGAAAAATTTGTAGAAGTTTTAGATATGAGTATGTATGTTTTTTCTCAGGAAGAGAGAGAAGAATATATCCTTATAAATTATCTGTTTAGAGATAATGTGAAAATATCAGAGATGGAAGCAGACCTAAAAGTAAGCAGAACTACTATAAAAAAAGATATCAAAGATTTAGAAAATTATCTTGCTGAATTTGAACTTTATTTCTATAGAGATGAAAATAAAATGGATATAGCAGGAAAAGAAAAGAAGTTAAGGCATTTAAAATTATTAAAAATGTTGAATCATATTGAGATAAAAAATAGAGAGATAGTTTTTATAAGAAAAAAATATATCAGTGAAAAAGAGGAGCAGAAAATAATAGCTGAGTATGTAAAAGGATATGATATTAGAAAAATAGCTGATGTAATAGATGAAATAGAAGATAAATTAGAGGCTCATTTTACTGATGAATTTAAAAATGTGATTGGAATATACTTGATAGCTACATTTGAAAGGATAAAAAATGGACATATAATAACTCAGAAGAATAATAGTGATTTTTTAAGAAAGCTTGAAGAATATAAAAAAATAAAGGAAGTTCTTGAAAAAGTTATAGATAAAAATCATGAATATGAAATGCTCCATCTTACAGAATATTTTTTAAGTGGATATTATAATGATACTTTTTCTGAAAATATTCTTATATTAGAGAGGTTTATTTCTAGAGTATTAGAGAATATGGATATAGAAATAGGAACACATCTCCTTAAAGAGAGAGAACTTATAGATAAACTTATGAAATATCTTCTTCCAGCTATTTACAGAATAAAGAATAATTTCTATTTAAATAAAACCCTTGATTTCAGTGAAATAAATATAGAAATTTTCACTAAGGTGAAAGAAATAATCAAGAAAAATGATCATTATCTTAAAGAACCCTTGAGAGATGAAGAGATATTTTATGTTTCGAAATATATAGAGGAATATTTAGAGGAAAAGAAAAATAAAAAAATATCTTTAAAAGAGCTTTTAAAACTGATTCAGCAAAATGCAAGAGATATAGATAATGATCTCCTGGCTGAGAGTATAAAAGAAAAATTTGGAATGTTTATAGATGATGACAGAGAAGAAAGCACAGATTATGGACTTATTAGACTTTTAGGAAGAAATCGTATATATATTTCTGATGAAAGAATAACTTTTGGAGAAGCTCTGGAAATTGGATTAAATATTTTATTGAAAGAAAGATGTATAAAAGAGAAAAGTATATATAATCTTAAAGATATGGTAGAAAAATTTGGAAGATATCTCTTTATTGATAAAAGAATATTGTTCTGTTATGATAAAGAGAAAGAAAATTGTTTAAAACCTGGAATAACACTTATAATTTCAAAACATGGAATAAAAGTAGATGATGAAGAAGATGCAGATGTTTTGTTTCTGCTGGCTGCAAGAAATAAAATTGAACATTTAAAAGTCATATCTGAATTGATAAAATTGATAGAAAAGAAGAAATTTTTTAATGAAATAATAGAGTTGGATAAACCAGAAGATATAAAAAATAAAATAAAAATTCTTTTAAAAGAATGA